A section of the Alkalihalobacillus sp. LMS39 genome encodes:
- a CDS encoding GNAT family N-acetyltransferase, which produces MIKRIDITKKEQAERVLQVQLPSYKIESSLIGSSDIPPLHDTAYSLQYCGETFYGYWEAEKLCGVISLKIESDELDIHRLVVHPDHFKKGIAQKLLSFIERQYPVPLIKVATASLNLPAIRLYQKNGFEKVREEKVLTGLSLSFFEKQHQCFF; this is translated from the coding sequence ATGATTAAAAGAATCGATATTACGAAGAAAGAACAGGCAGAGAGGGTTTTGCAAGTGCAACTTCCTTCTTATAAAATAGAGTCTAGTCTTATAGGGTCCTCTGATATTCCCCCTTTGCATGATACGGCTTATTCATTACAATATTGCGGTGAAACATTTTACGGATATTGGGAAGCTGAAAAGTTATGTGGTGTGATTTCACTGAAAATAGAGAGTGATGAATTAGATATTCATCGGCTCGTCGTCCATCCCGACCACTTTAAAAAAGGAATTGCGCAAAAGCTGCTATCTTTTATTGAACGGCAATATCCTGTTCCGCTCATAAAAGTAGCAACAGCTTCATTGAATCTTCCGGCTATTCGATTGTATCAGAAAAATGGATTTGAAAAGGTAAGGGAAGAAAAGGTTTTGACAGGCCTTTCTTTAAGTTTTTTTGAAAAACAGCATCAATGCTTTTTTTAG